The Rhopalosiphum maidis isolate BTI-1 chromosome 1, ASM367621v3, whole genome shotgun sequence genome has a segment encoding these proteins:
- the LOC113550468 gene encoding E3 ubiquitin-protein ligase UBR5 isoform X6, translating to MSSLQFIVHPAPGTDDQLNDRFKEVSERLNRSILGNTSSYPVLSNIKSPIKQIVVGPYHIGLLFEDGRVARIPFTVLAERLDLSRSTGDANKMPSKSSSGNSGGGGGGGGGNLSSATRHLTRRARIMRSGTFRGTSRSSGSGVIMSSGSSSGRPVMPAQFVPEELVAQAQVVLQGKSRNLIIRELQRTNLDVNLAVNNLLSRDDEEGDGEIEEVNGPGGDSYVPEDLMSLLDGGGFHSDHSVIIDADAIFSEDMFSYSSSRRPMLTFRRNGARRLGERDRVSNSANDSTSSDRNSGPSDRDSFTRWRDRHCYGQQQHRQRQQQWLEGALRDSAWDKDTDSKKKDSNTGNPLWLSNDAEYWPEPNVKFIQIAAIHSELIALSAGGQLYQWKWEDADPYKTLDNNVHHPKTNALGLTNEKVVLLSGTIIRVSVVTESNKVATWMDESLTHAATASKLEHPAQLYSEFVVDHVISIHTCPLYTLARLESGALYWWGVLPFNQRRKIWDKYRTKARKQKTNNLNSDIIVGSQVCMKNSPLYQPGAIGITLYGGEPKIGQLLNSAWTYADVCRFQILTPPQIFQSQNINSSSSKSCSPIEKSKETADRIDMPPPPSPASSTCSETGSTIQSSKRTKRVTLKGLEDDKNIEEDWPLKDVVFVEDQKSLPIGRVVHVDGSYAAVKFPCVSKDIITGIFPKDKDPNTSANDDVVTNIIKMLDQNEVRLMKKDDLQVCKVAVASKVPDCFQRTPRRINIPTDNGNQILTLTIDGQGVHAIVKNGSKISYIKFNVTSGKIEQDSPFPVDASALIGLNPDNMQIICTAESKDNICILRDGNRTIYPLAKDSTDSMREPQWLDLGPVRCMGIGSYTVTSPHVKAVAAIIVLDVEQQILMSRILKPNLESVKLLIQQLSLEIDNGVLLSQILAERCDGNRNLLHACVSVCAPISNKELEEGDNVSNQPNSNVDTLNVIQKAFGVRSTFSLREMMRRASAAVRSSTTNNSSDSEPMEMNDEAPPPGTVPEPWQEPVNATTQSTPVLQNEEETIQPTPPINPNTERRNNALAILRLLCESSVFSPHLLDLLTAKDAQGLTPFMLAVTVRAYPAAIILLDTIHRVVSKVVLPPNIFEMQGTSTTEQEHAIKNVMSAWRSSVAGTGSNPTSSNKVPSEIAPQPVPLFKNSPVGNFELPPYWSLSSSGLPQSQPPPPPPPPPPSQQQQSNDFSKGYFPLPPPPPPLSIYKTHIWYTERSFYRESDSEKILKAKEVLASMVYPAGSNPDYSPLHVICCNDTCSFTWTGAEHINQDIFECRTCGLTGSLCCCTECARVCHRGHDCKLKRTSPTAYCDCWEKCRCKALVQGHQASRSQLLNRLINETDLVTHYNSRGESILLFLVQTVGRQSNEQRQYSRSSRQRAASRKTPSSDIEMDMPDHDLEPPRFSRKALERLLNDWPAVKAMIMSGVKNDSESKLTTDQPYLKNQSGTTFLDKFMHCLLFKCNAEVITNSFLMVDALVTTIVKELHNPLSNSAEVNSIARRFIRSVIRVFVVYSVELAPQNNKRRMLGNLSSPFARARRIFQSMMKLSVEELCETAESLIAPVRLGVARPTAPFTLSTNSNPDIQSYEEIFFVEPMAPNNMNLSDQIEGANVHRQSQNDQPPIDIELEDEMADNNDGEGSDPEDVMGSVLESHVRLGPNSISDSNQQGPVDPESDTEDMLVETDSDSDQSNQDGGGQRSVQTGATAGSDTDDESGESTQQEDGEESEAGETDELDAEEFLVSEDQLERRATSSGQGHRTNLAPQSMQWAIRNRDTATRTATGFRVASGNSLVFIDPTSLRRSAVAAVSNSTNNSGNGGNNAAAAAAAAVASAAAGLNDSITMATTASSLARAFAVVIRQIADLLVTSINDPPSLPIPVRISIQDTCSLQIIIEKSLKPTWDWLMAIMDSTEAQLRFGASLTQSSDPQHPRHPLHSTTTANTTNTMPSTSSGIGATSSNNNQAVEPRREFISYCLSLMRAHSNEHGDSLPVLDVSSLKHVAYVLDALVYYMRADTAAVNCQSINTPILLADPLDPEPWVIDQQDENDNEENDEEINTTVPSISQTSSPRFVDMDSGTRGRRHAFFQRSDSTLCLGCPPPDPFETPMTQAMPLADQPHLLQPNARKEDMFGSPKLSTPLDGSVEGLPSRLSLSSRSDNGSEQLPKEHERKRQDTEPEDLSIRANVAEKFNEMTEFFGLGDESDTSQPIPESEMTKRDRDLIIVPTSTFSDTTSPMLKSVIVRAPSGGTPSTSSSSAQVKPNPDVDDSHNSYSNNDIVKPMNKGSRLGESVSHDLLLGRWRLTLDLFGRVFMEDVGLEPGSVVSELGGFPVKEAKFRRDMEKLRNQQNRDLTLSKLERDRNQLILMTFKELNNQYNSYHRRTSSSHPCLAVNRVKVTFKDEPGEGSGVARSFYTALAEALLSSEKLPNLESVQVGGRYSQYTVLQRLRNRERTEAPRIRHPGPLSPRVPSRRSERNDREQRRTLSVDARSFVPNSGSSDANPNSHLTPHQQQLGERLYPKVVQIRPSLASKITGMLLELSPAQLLTLLASEEALRMRVNEAIALLMQTVEMSSLVDVTHPLPPADSLLDVDLFLSLSEQHGSKPAPPAKENIAEENVTEENLDDNTPLFYCPGKQGFYSPRQGKASYERLNAFRNTGRLIGLCLLQNELCPMYFNRHVLKVILGRSIRFHDLAFFDPVMYESLRQLVLDAESKDKESLFSTLDLNFSIDLSQEEGGGSVELVSCGVDIEVTPNNVYDYVRRYAEFRMFKTQQKAFFALRSGVFDVIPESSLDGLTAEDLRLLLNGVGDINVPLLISYTSFNDESGLATSDRQIKFKRWLWSIVDKMTPSERQDLVYFWTGSPALPASEEGFQPMPSVTMRPADDSHLPTANTCISRLYIPLYSSRTILRHKLLIAIKTKHFGFV from the exons ATGTCGTCGTTACAATTCATCGTCCATCCAGCCCCTGGAACGGATGATCAGCTCAACGACAG ATTTAAAGAAGTTTCAGAACGTTTAAATAGAAGTATTTTAGGAAATACATCATCTTATCCTGTGCTATCAAATATCAAATCTCCAATCAAACAAATTGTAGTTGGACCATATCATATTGGCTTATTATTTGAAGATGGACGAGTGGCTCGAATTCCATTTACAGTACTTGCAGAAAGATTGGACTTGTCCAGATCTACCGGTGATGCCAATAAGATGCCTTCTAAATCTAGCAGTGGAAATAGTggaggtggtggtggtggaggTGGTGGAAATTTAAGTTCTGCCACTCGTCATCTAACTCGACGAGCTCGTATAATGAGATCAGGAACATTCCGTGGAACTTCAag gtCATCTGGTAGTGGTGTAATAATGAGCAGTGGTTCATCAAGTGGACGTCCAGTTATGCCAGCTCAATTTGTACCAGAAGAGCTTGTAGCTCAAGCACAAGTTGTGTTGCAAGGTAAAAgtcgaaatttaataatacgtgAACTGCAGCGAACAAATTTGGACGTGAATTTGGCTGTCAACAACCTTTTATCACGTGATGACGAAGAAGGTGATGGAGAAATTGAGGAAGTCAATGGACCTGGTGGAGACTCATATGTTCCTGAAGATTTGATGTCTTTATTGGATGGTGGAGGATTTCATTCAGATCATTCTGTTATTATTGATGCTGATGCAATTTTTTCTGAAGATATGTTTTCATATTCTTCATCTAGAAG ACCCATGTTGACATTTCGTAGGAATGGTGCTAGAAGATTAGGCGAACGTGATCGTGTAAGCAATAGTGCAAATGATAGTACATCCAGTGATCGTAATTCAGGACCCAGTGATCGAGACAGTTTCACTAGATGGAGAGATCGTCATTGTTATGGACAGCAACAACATCGTCAAAGACAACAACAGTGGCTTGAAGGAGCACTACGTGATTCAGCATGGGATAAAGATAcag ACTCTAAGAAAAAGGATAGTAACACTGGCAATCCTTTGTGGTTGTCCAATGATGCAGAATATTGGCCAGAaccaaatgtaaaatttatacaaattgccGCAATCCACTCAGAATTAATTGCCTTGTCTGCTGGAGGACAACTTTATCAATGGAAATGGGAAGATGCTGATCCTTACAAGACCTTAGAT aacaaTGTACATCATCCAAAGACTAATGCTCTTGGTTTAACAAATGAAAAAGTAGTTCTCCTTTCTGGTACTATTATACGAGTTTCTGTAGTAACTGAATCTAATAAAGTAGCTACATGGATGGATGAAAGTCTTACTCATGCTGCCACTGCTTCTAAACTTGAACATCCAGCTCAGCTTTATTCTGAATTTGTTGTTGATCATGTAATTTCTATCCATACTTGTCCACTGTATACTTTAGCACGTTTGGAAAGTGGAGCACTTTATTGGtg GGGAGTATTACCATTTAATCAGAGACGTAAAATATGGGATAAATATCGTACTAAAGctagaaaacaaaaaactaataatttaaattctgataTTATTGTTGGAAGTCAAGTTTGTATGAAAAACAGTCCACTTTATCAGCCAGGAGCTATtg gcatAACTTTATATGGTGGCGAACCTAAAATAggtcaattattaaattctgcCTGGACATATGCTGATGTTTGCagatttcaaattttgacacCACCTCAGATATTTCAgtctcaaaatattaatagtagttCCTCTAAATCATGCTCACCTATTGAAAAAAGTAAAGAGACTGCTGATAGAATTGACATGCCACCACCTCCTTCTCCAGCATCGAGCACTTGCAGTGAAACAGGAAGCACTATTCAAAGCTCAA AGCGAACCAAAAGAGTGACATTGAAGGGTCTTgaagatgataaaaatattgaagagGATTGGCCATTAAAAGATGTTGTATTTGTTGAAGACCAAAAGAGTTTGCCTATTG GTCGTGTTGTTCATGTGGATGGTTCATATGCTGCAGTTAAATTCCCATGTGTTTCAAAAGATATTATAACTGGAATATTTCCTAAAGATAAAGATCCAAATACGTCTGCAAATGATGATGTAGTGACAAACATCATAAAGATGTTAGACCAAAATGAAGTTAGATTAATGAAAAAAGATGACCTAcag gtTTGTAAAGTGGCTGTTGCAAGTAAAGTACCAGACTGTTTTCAGAGAACACCTAGAAGAATAAATATACCAACTGATAACGGAAATCAAATCCTAACTTTAACTATTGATGGTcaag gtgTACATGCTATTGTAAAAAATGGTTCAAAAATCAGTTAcatcaaatttaatgtaactaGTGGAAAAATAGAGCAAGATAGTCCTTTTCCGGTTGATGCTAGTGCTTTAATAGGACTGAATCCTGATAATATGCAGATTATTTGTACTGCAGaa agcaaagataatatatgtattttacgtGATGGTAATCGAACTATATATCCGCTTGCAAAGGACAGTACTGATTCAATGAGAGAGCCACAATGGTTAGATTTGGGACCTGTACGGTGTATGGGTATTGGTTCATATACAGTTACTTCACCTCACGTAAAAGCAGTTGCTGCCATCATAGTATTGGATGTAGAACAACAAATTCTCATGTCCCGAATATTAAAACCCAATCTTGAGTCTGTTAAATTGTTGATACAACAGTTATCACTTGAAattg ataatggtGTCCTCTTATCACAAATTTTAGCAGAGCGATGCGATGGTAATCGTAATCTTTTACATGCTTGTGTTTCAGTCTGTGCTCCTATTTCAAATAAAGAATTAgaag aaGGAGATAATGTATCAAATCAACCAAATTCCAATGTAGACACTTTGAATGTAATTCAAAAGGCATTTGGGGTACGATCAACATTTAGCTTACGAGAAATGATGAGACGAGCTTCAGCTGCTGTAAGATCAA GTACTACTAATAATTCATCTGACTCTGAGCCAATGGAAATGAATGATGAGGCACCACCTCCAGGCACTGTTCCTGAACCATGGCAAGAACCAGTTAATGCAACTACTCAATCAACTCCAGTTTTACAAAATGAAGAAGAAACAATTCAACCTACGCCACCAATTAATCCAAATACTGAAAGAAGAAACAACGCATTGGCTATTTTACGACTACTGTGTGAATCATCTGTATTTTCACCTCATCTATTAGATCTACTAACCGCTAA agATGCTCAAGGATTAACACCATTTATGTTGGCGGTGACTGTTAGAGCTTATCCTGCtgctattattttacttgataCTATCCATCGTGTGGTTTCCAAAGTAGTATTACCacctaatatatttgaaatgcaAGGCACTTCAACTACCGAACAAGAGcatgcaattaaaaatgtgatgaGTGCTTGGAGATCTTCAGTTGCTGGAACAGGATCCAATCCTACCAGTAGTAACAAAGTACCTTCAGAAATAGCTCCTCAACCAGTACCTTTGTTTAAGAATTCGCCTGTTGGTAACTTTGAATTACCACCTTATTGGTCATTATCATCATCTGGATTGCCACAGTCACAACCACCACCTCCACCACCACCGCCTCCGCCATCACAACAACAACAGTCAAATGATTTTTCTAAag gatATTTTCCTCTTCCACCACCTCCACCAcctttatcaatttataagaCACATATTTGGTATACTGAGAGATCATTTTATCGTGAAAGTGATAGTGAGAAAATTCTTAAAGCAAAGGAAGTTTTAGCTTCTATGGTGTACCCTGCTGGCTCAAATCCAGATTACAGTCCATTGCACGTTATTTGTTGCAATGATACTTGCAGTTTTACTTGGACTGGAGCTGAACATATTAAtcag GATATATTTGAATGCCGTACATGCGGTTTAACTGGATCATTATGCTGCTGCACAGAATGTGCTCGGGTTTGTCATCGAGGCCATGACTGTAAATTGAAAAGAACATCTCCTACTGCATATTGTGATTGTTGGGAAAAATGTCGCTGTAAAGCTTTAGTGCAAGGTCATCAAGCATCGAGATCACAGCTACTAAACagattaattaatgaaactgATTTAGTAACCCATTATAATTcaag aggagaaagtatattattgtttttggtaCAAACAGTTGGCCGACAATCAAATGAACAACGTCAATACAGCAGATCATCGAGACAACGAGCTGCTTCTCGTAAAACACCATCTTCTGatattg aaatggATATGCCAGACCATGATTTAGAACCACCCCGATTTAGTCGTAAAGCATTAGAAAGATTACTAAATGATTGGCCTGCGGTAAAAGCAATGATAATGTCAGGagtaaaaaatgattctgaatcTAAATTAACAACTGACCAACCGTATTTAAAAAACCAGTCTGGTACTACATTCTTGGACAAATTTATGCActgtttactttttaaatgtaatgctgaagtaataactaactcattttta atggTTGATGCTTTGGTGACAACAATTGTTAAAGAACTGCATAATCCATTAAGTAATTCAGCTGAAGTTAACTCAATAGCACGTCGTTTTATTAGATCTGTAATACGTGTATTTGTTGTTTATAGTGTTGAATTAGCCCCTCAAAATAATAAGCGACGAAT gCTTGGAAATTTATCTTCTCCATTTGCTAGAGCAAGACGAATTTTCCAATCAATGATGAAATTATCAGTAGAAGAATTATGTGAAACAGCTGAAAGCTTAATTGCGCCTGTTCGTCTTGGTGTCGCAAGACCTACTGCTCCATTTACTTTGTCTACTAATTCCAATCCAGATATACAA agttatgaagaaatattttttgtagagCCAATGGCTCCAAATAACATGAACTTATCTGATCAAATAGAAGGTGCTAATGTTCACAGACAATCTCAAAATGATCAACCTCCAATTGATATAGAATTAGAAGATGAAATGGCAGaca ataacgATGGTGAAGGTAGTGATCCCGAAGATGTTATGGGGAGTGTTCTTGAAAGTCATGTTCGTTTAGGACCAAATAGTATTTCTGATTCTAATCAACAAGGTCCAGTTGACCCAGAATCTGATACAGAAGATATGTTAGTTGAAACAGATTCAGATTCTGATCAAAGTAATCAAGATGGTGGTGGTCAAAGAAGTGTCCAGACAGGAGCTACTGCTGGATCAGATACTGACGATGAATCAGGAGAGTCTACTCAACAAGAAGACGGGGAAGAATCTGAAGCTGGAGAAACTGATGAATTGGATGCTGAAGAATTTCTCGTGTCTGAAGATCAATTAGAAAGAAGAgc TACATCTTCTGGACAAGGACATAGAACAAATTTAGCACCACAATCTATGCAATGGGCAATTAGAAATCGCGATACTGCCACACGAACTGCAacag ggtTTAGAGTTGCTTCTGGAAATTCACTAGTATTCATAGATCCTACATCATTGAGGCGATCTGCTGTAGCTGCAGTTAGTAATAGTACGAATAATTCTGGTAATGGAGGCAATAATGCAGCAGCAGCCGCTGCAGCAGCAGTTGCATCTGCTGCAGCTGGTCTTAATGATTCAATCACAATGGCTACTACTGCTTCAAGTTTAGCTAGAGCATTTGCAGTTGTCATACGTCAAATTGCTGATTTATTAGTTACATCTATAAATGATCCACCATCATTACCAATACCAGTGCGCATATCAATACAAGATACTTGTAGTTTAcag ataataattgaaaagtcACTTAAACCTACTTGGGATTGGTTAATGGCAATCATGGATTCAACTGAAGCTCAACTTAGGTTTGGTGCCTCACTTACTCAATCATCTGATCCACAACATCCAAGACATCCTTTACATTCAACAACTACAGCTAATACTACAAATACAATGCCTAGTACATCGTCTGGAATAG gtgcaactagtagtaataataatcaggCAGTTGAACCCCGACgtgaatttatatcatattgtttatCTCTAATGCGTGCTCACAGTAATGAGCATGGAGATTCTTTACCAGTTTTGGATGTTTCTTCGTTAAAACATGTTGCTTATGTTTTGGATGCTTTAGTGTATTATATGAGGGCTGACACAGCTGCTGTTAATTGTCAATCAATAAATACACCTATACTTTTAGCAGATCCATTAGATCCTGAACCCTGGGTTATAGATCAGCAA gacGAAAATGACAATGAAGAAAATGACGAAGAAATTAATACTACTGTACCATCGATCAGCCAAACATCTAGTCCAAGATTTGTAGACATGGATTCTGGAACTAGAGGTCGACGACATGCATTTTTCCAAAGATCAGATTCTACTTTATGTTTAGGATGTCCTCCACCAGATCCTTTTGAAACACCTATGACTCAAGCTATGCCGTTAGCTGATCAACCACATTTACTACAACCAAATGCACGTAAAGAAGATATGTTTGGTTCTCCAAAACTTTCAA CACCTTTAGATGGATCAGTGGAAGGTCTGCCATCAAGGCTTAGTTTATCCAGTCGTAGCGATAATGGAAGTGAACAGTTACCCAAAGAACATGAAAGAAAAA gacAAGATACTGAACCAGAAGATCTTTCTATTCGTGCAAATGTGGCTGAAAAGTTTAATGAAATGACTGAATTCTTTGGCCTAGGTGATGAATCAGATACTTCACAACCAATCCCTGAAT cTGAAATGACCAAAAGAGATCGAGACTTAATAATTGTACCAACAAGTACTTTCTCTGATACTACATCACCTATGCTGAAAAGTGTAATTGTTAGAGCTCCTTCTGGTGGAACTCCATCTACTTCT tcaaGTTCAGCACAAGTAAAACCAAATCCCGATGTGGACGATAGCCATAATTCATATTCAAACAATGATATTGTTAAACCAATGAAtaa GGGTAGTCGTTTAGGAGAGAGTGTATCCCATGACTTATTGTTAGGTCGCTGGCGTTTAACATTAGACCTTTTTGGTCGTGTGTTTATGGAAGATGTAGGCTTGGAACCTGGATCTGTTGTTTCTGAACTTGGAGGTTTCCCAGTTAAAGAAGCAAAGTTCCGTAGAGATATGGAAAAGTTAAGAAATCAACAAAATAGAGATCTAACATTATCAAAA TTGGAACGTGATCGTAATCAATTGATTCTCATGACCTTCAAAGAATTAAACAATCAGTATAATTCTTATCACCGTAGAACATCTAGTAGTCATCCCTGTCTAGCAGTTAATAGAGTGAAAGTAACATTTAAGGATGAACCTGGAGAAGGATCAGGTGTTGCTAGATCATTCTATACTGCCCTAGCTgag GCTCTTCTATCAAGTGAAAAATTGCCAAACCTTGAATCAGTCCAAGTTGGTGGTAGATACTCTCAATACACTGTTCTTCAACGTTTAAGAAATCGTGAGCGCACTGAAGCTCCCCGAATACGACATCCTGGTCCATTATCACCACGAGTGCCATCAAGACGGTCTGAGCGTAATGACCGCGAACAACGTCGAACACTCTCTGTTGATGCACGTTCATTTGTTCCTAATTCTGGATCATCCGATGCTAATCCTAATTCTCATCTAACTCCACACCAGCAACAACTTGGTGAACGCCTGTATCCAAAG GTTGTTCAAATTAGACCAAGTTTAGCCAGCAAAATTACAGGAATGCTTTTAGAGTTATCACCTGCTCAATTACTAACATTATTAGCATCTGAAGAAGCTTTGAGAATGCGTGTGAATGAAGCTATTGCATTGCTAATGCAAACTGTTGAAATGTCATCACTTGTTGATGTGACTCATCCATTACCGCCTGCTGATAGTCTTCTTG aCGTTGATTTGTTCTTAAGTCTTTCCGAACAACATGGTTCTAAACCTGCTCCACCagcaaaagaaaatattgcaGAAGAAAATGTAACAGAAGAAAACTTGGATGATAACAcaccattattttattgtcctGGTAAACAAGGATTTTATTCACCACGTCAAGGAAAAGCTTCTTATGAACGCTTGAATGCATTCAGAAATACTGGAAG ATTGATTGGACTGTGTCTTCTACAAAATGAATTATGCCCAATGTATTTTAATCGACACGTTCTTAAAGTGATACTTGGTAGATCTATAAGATTCCACGATTTAGCATTTTTCGATCCAGTTATGTATGAAAGTCTCAGGCAACTTGTGCTAGATGCTGAATCTAAAGATAAAGAATCATTATTCTCAACTTTAGATTTAAActttag cattGATCTGAGCCAAGAAGAAGGTGGTGGAAGTGTAGAATTAGTTAGTTGTGGTGTTGATATTGAAGTGACGCCCAACAATGTTTATGATTATGTAAGAAGATATGCTGAGTTTAGAATGTTTAAAACTCAACAAAAAGCCTTCttt gcATTGAGATCTGGAGTATTTGATGTAATTCCCGAAAGTTCATTAGATGGTTTAACTGCTGAAGATTTAAGATTATTGTTAAATGGAGTTGGTGATATTAATGTACCTTTACTAATTTCATACACGAGTTTCAACGATGAGTCTGGTCTTGCCACTAGTGAtcgtcaaataaaatttaagcgTTGGTTATGGTctattgttgataaaatgaCTCCATCTGAAAGACAAGActtg GTATACTTCTGGACTGGATCACCAGCTCTACCAGCATCAGAAGAAGGATTCCAGCCAATGCCTAGCGTCACCATGCGTCCTGCTGATGATTCACACTTGCCAACTGCAAACACATGTATATCTAGATTGTATATACCACTTTACAGCAGTCGTACTATACTCAGGCACAAACTTTTAATTGCCATAAAAACTAAGCATTTtggatttgtttaa